Proteins found in one Canis aureus isolate CA01 chromosome 19, VMU_Caureus_v.1.0, whole genome shotgun sequence genomic segment:
- the SLC25A41 gene encoding mitochondrial carrier protein SCaMC-3L isoform X3, translating into MDRLTLCTISSEVTRASVTSSWPGSQIYKVTPPTWLLDGQTCRQGFEPRCPNPPAAMGAQPEEAQKPCSSVQTLFKRVKALLTEAPPPTPPLAPSRNVGCTHVYGYVFGHVRENDLEHLPSQQVLDTGEQLMVPVDVLEVDNEGALWKFLLSGAMAGAVSRTGTAPLDRAKVYMQVYSSKTNFMNLLGGLRSMVQEGGFHSLWRGNGINVLKIAPEYAIKFSVFEQCKNYFCGVHGSPPFQERLLAGSLAVATSQTLINPMEVLKTRLTLRRTGQYKGLLDCARQILEREGTRALYRGYLPNMLGIIPYACTDLAVYEMLRCFWLKSGRDMEDPSGLVSLLSVTLSTTCGQMASYPLTLVRTRMQAQDTVEGSNPTMCGVFRGILAQQGWPGLYRGMTPTLLKVLPAGGISYVVYEAMKKTLGV; encoded by the exons ATGGACAGGCTTACTCTGTGCACCATATCCAGTGAGGTCACAAGGGCCTCTGTGACCTCATCATGGCCTGGTTCCCAAATTTACAAGGTGACCCCTCCCACATGGTTGCTGGATGGGCAAACCTGTCGCcagggatttgaacctaggtGTCCTAACCCTCCGGCTGCCATGGGAGCCCAGCCTGAGGAAGCTCAGAAGCCTTGCTCCAGTGTCCAGACCCTGTTTAAGAGGGTCAAGGCCTTACTCACCGAAGCCCCACCTCCGACCCCGCCCCTGGCCCCCTCCCGGAACGTGGGCTGTACACACGTGTATGGGTATGTGTTTGGGCACGTGCGTGAAAACGACCTGGAGCATCTGCCATCACAGCAG GTGCTGGACACAGGAGAGCAGCTGATGGTCCCCGTGGACGTCCTTGAAGTGGACAACGAGGGGGCCTTGTGGAAGTTTCTGCTCTCAGGGGCCATGGCTGGGGCGGTGTCCCGCACTGGGACGGCCCCTCTAGACCGAGCCAAGGTGTATATGCAG GTCTACTCCTCCAAGACGAACTTCATGAACCTGCTGGGAGGGCTCCGAAGCATGGTCCAGGAGGGGGGCTTCCACTCCCTGTGGCGGGGCAACGGCATCAACGTCCTCAAGATTGCCCCCGAGTACGCCATCAAGTTCTCCGTCTTTGAACAG TGTAAGAATTACTTCTGCGGAGTGCATGGGTCCCCACCCTTCCAGGAACGTCTCCTAGCTGGCTCCCTAGCCGTGGCCACCTCCCAGACGCTCATCAACCCCATGGAG GTGCTGAAGACGCGGCTGACCCTTCGCCGGACGGGCCAGTACAAGGGGCTGCTGGACTGTGCAAGGCAGATCCTGGAGCGGGAGGGCACCCGCGCCCTATACCGCGGCTACCTGCCCAACATGCTTGGCATCATCCCCTATGCCTGCACTGACCTGGCCGTCTATGAG ATGCTCAGGTGCTTCTGGTTGAAATCAGGGAGGGACATGGAGGATCCCAGTGGCCTGGTCAGTCTGTTATCTGTGACGCTGTCCACGACCTGTGGCCAGATGGCCAGTTACCCACTGACCCTGGTGCGCACCAGGATGCAGGCCCAAG ACACTGTGGAGGGTTCGAACCCCACCATGTGTGGAGTCTTCCGGGGGATCTTGGCCCAGCAAGGTTGGCCGGGGCTGTACCGAGGCATGACTCCCACCTTACTGAAGGTGTTACCAGCAGGTGGCATCAGCTACGTGGTGTACGAAGCCATGAAGAAAACCCTGGGCGTATAG
- the SLC25A41 gene encoding mitochondrial carrier protein SCaMC-3L isoform X1, producing MDRLTLCTISSEVTRASVTSSWPGSQIYKVTPPTWLLDGQTCRQGFEPRCPNPPAAMGAQPEEAQKPCSSVQTLFKRVKALLTEAPPPTPPLAPSRNVGCTHVYGYVFGHVRENDLEHLPSQQVSLRTAGLRHLQPDCRGRRPRCLPLPAPLPSKRTRNSIWKQWGPGWAFTLGGASGVAGKELQPGSVWVGAGSALQVLDTGEQLMVPVDVLEVDNEGALWKFLLSGAMAGAVSRTGTAPLDRAKVYMQVYSSKTNFMNLLGGLRSMVQEGGFHSLWRGNGINVLKIAPEYAIKFSVFEQCKNYFCGVHGSPPFQERLLAGSLAVATSQTLINPMEVLKTRLTLRRTGQYKGLLDCARQILEREGTRALYRGYLPNMLGIIPYACTDLAVYEMLRCFWLKSGRDMEDPSGLVSLLSVTLSTTCGQMASYPLTLVRTRMQAQGGISYVVYEAMKKTLGV from the exons ATGGACAGGCTTACTCTGTGCACCATATCCAGTGAGGTCACAAGGGCCTCTGTGACCTCATCATGGCCTGGTTCCCAAATTTACAAGGTGACCCCTCCCACATGGTTGCTGGATGGGCAAACCTGTCGCcagggatttgaacctaggtGTCCTAACCCTCCGGCTGCCATGGGAGCCCAGCCTGAGGAAGCTCAGAAGCCTTGCTCCAGTGTCCAGACCCTGTTTAAGAGGGTCAAGGCCTTACTCACCGAAGCCCCACCTCCGACCCCGCCCCTGGCCCCCTCCCGGAACGTGGGCTGTACACACGTGTATGGGTATGTGTTTGGGCACGTGCGTGAAAACGACCTGGAGCATCTGCCATCACAGCAGGTGAGTTTGAGAACTGCAGGTCTTCGGCACCTGCAGCCTGACTGCCGGGGTAGAAGGCCGcgctgcctgcctctgcctgccccactCCCCTCCAAGCGGACCCGGAATTCCATCTGGAAGCAGTGGGGACCAGGGTGGGCCTTCACACTAGGAGGGGCTTCTGGGGTTGCAGGGAAGGAGCTGCAGCCCGGCTCAGTATGGGTGGGAGCTGGGTCTGCCCTGCAGGTGCTGGACACAGGAGAGCAGCTGATGGTCCCCGTGGACGTCCTTGAAGTGGACAACGAGGGGGCCTTGTGGAAGTTTCTGCTCTCAGGGGCCATGGCTGGGGCGGTGTCCCGCACTGGGACGGCCCCTCTAGACCGAGCCAAGGTGTATATGCAG GTCTACTCCTCCAAGACGAACTTCATGAACCTGCTGGGAGGGCTCCGAAGCATGGTCCAGGAGGGGGGCTTCCACTCCCTGTGGCGGGGCAACGGCATCAACGTCCTCAAGATTGCCCCCGAGTACGCCATCAAGTTCTCCGTCTTTGAACAG TGTAAGAATTACTTCTGCGGAGTGCATGGGTCCCCACCCTTCCAGGAACGTCTCCTAGCTGGCTCCCTAGCCGTGGCCACCTCCCAGACGCTCATCAACCCCATGGAG GTGCTGAAGACGCGGCTGACCCTTCGCCGGACGGGCCAGTACAAGGGGCTGCTGGACTGTGCAAGGCAGATCCTGGAGCGGGAGGGCACCCGCGCCCTATACCGCGGCTACCTGCCCAACATGCTTGGCATCATCCCCTATGCCTGCACTGACCTGGCCGTCTATGAG ATGCTCAGGTGCTTCTGGTTGAAATCAGGGAGGGACATGGAGGATCCCAGTGGCCTGGTCAGTCTGTTATCTGTGACGCTGTCCACGACCTGTGGCCAGATGGCCAGTTACCCACTGACCCTGGTGCGCACCAGGATGCAGGCCCAAG GTGGCATCAGCTACGTGGTGTACGAAGCCATGAAGAAAACCCTGGGCGTATAG
- the SLC25A41 gene encoding mitochondrial carrier protein SCaMC-3L isoform X4: MDRLTLCTISSEVTRASVTSSWPGSQIYKVTPPTWLLDGQTCRQGFEPRCPNPPAAMGAQPEEAQKPCSSVQTLFKRVKALLTEAPPPTPPLAPSRNVGCTHVYGYVFGHVRENDLEHLPSQQVSLRTAGLRHLQPDCRGRRPRCLPLPAPLPSKRTRNSIWKQWGPGWAFTLGGASGVAGKELQPGSVWVGAGSALQVLDTGEQLMVPVDVLEVDNEGALWKFLLSGAMAGAVSRTGTAPLDRAKVYMQVYSSKTNFMNLLGGLRSMVQEGGFHSLWRGNGINVLKIAPEYAIKFSVFEQCKNYFCGVHGSPPFQERLLAGSLAVATSQTLINPMEVLKTRLTLRRTGQYKGLLDCARQILEREGTRALYRGYLPNMLGIIPYACTDLAVYEVWGPWRGTRSAVNTGPQCTSS, encoded by the exons ATGGACAGGCTTACTCTGTGCACCATATCCAGTGAGGTCACAAGGGCCTCTGTGACCTCATCATGGCCTGGTTCCCAAATTTACAAGGTGACCCCTCCCACATGGTTGCTGGATGGGCAAACCTGTCGCcagggatttgaacctaggtGTCCTAACCCTCCGGCTGCCATGGGAGCCCAGCCTGAGGAAGCTCAGAAGCCTTGCTCCAGTGTCCAGACCCTGTTTAAGAGGGTCAAGGCCTTACTCACCGAAGCCCCACCTCCGACCCCGCCCCTGGCCCCCTCCCGGAACGTGGGCTGTACACACGTGTATGGGTATGTGTTTGGGCACGTGCGTGAAAACGACCTGGAGCATCTGCCATCACAGCAGGTGAGTTTGAGAACTGCAGGTCTTCGGCACCTGCAGCCTGACTGCCGGGGTAGAAGGCCGcgctgcctgcctctgcctgccccactCCCCTCCAAGCGGACCCGGAATTCCATCTGGAAGCAGTGGGGACCAGGGTGGGCCTTCACACTAGGAGGGGCTTCTGGGGTTGCAGGGAAGGAGCTGCAGCCCGGCTCAGTATGGGTGGGAGCTGGGTCTGCCCTGCAGGTGCTGGACACAGGAGAGCAGCTGATGGTCCCCGTGGACGTCCTTGAAGTGGACAACGAGGGGGCCTTGTGGAAGTTTCTGCTCTCAGGGGCCATGGCTGGGGCGGTGTCCCGCACTGGGACGGCCCCTCTAGACCGAGCCAAGGTGTATATGCAG GTCTACTCCTCCAAGACGAACTTCATGAACCTGCTGGGAGGGCTCCGAAGCATGGTCCAGGAGGGGGGCTTCCACTCCCTGTGGCGGGGCAACGGCATCAACGTCCTCAAGATTGCCCCCGAGTACGCCATCAAGTTCTCCGTCTTTGAACAG TGTAAGAATTACTTCTGCGGAGTGCATGGGTCCCCACCCTTCCAGGAACGTCTCCTAGCTGGCTCCCTAGCCGTGGCCACCTCCCAGACGCTCATCAACCCCATGGAG GTGCTGAAGACGCGGCTGACCCTTCGCCGGACGGGCCAGTACAAGGGGCTGCTGGACTGTGCAAGGCAGATCCTGGAGCGGGAGGGCACCCGCGCCCTATACCGCGGCTACCTGCCCAACATGCTTGGCATCATCCCCTATGCCTGCACTGACCTGGCCGTCTATGAGGTGTGGGGCCCATGGAGGGGTACCAGGAGTGCTGTGAACACAGGCCCACAGTGCACTTCCTCCTGA
- the SLC25A41 gene encoding mitochondrial carrier protein SCaMC-3L isoform X5 translates to MDRLTLCTISSEVTRASVTSSWPGSQIYKVTPPTWLLDGQTCRQGFEPRCPNPPAAMGAQPEEAQKPCSSVQTLFKRVKALLTEAPPPTPPLAPSRNVGCTHVYGYVFGHVRENDLEHLPSQQVSLRTAGLRHLQPDCRGRRPRCLPLPAPLPSKRTRNSIWKQWGPGWAFTLGGASGVAGKELQPGSVWVGAGSALQVLDTGEQLMVPVDVLEVDNEGALWKFLLSGAMAGAVSRTGTAPLDRAKVYMQVYSSKTNFMNLLGGLRSMVQEGGFHSLWRGNGINVLKIAPEYAIKFSVFEQCKNYFCGVHGSPPFQERLLAGSLAVATSQTLINPMEWSLYPTWGWNS, encoded by the exons ATGGACAGGCTTACTCTGTGCACCATATCCAGTGAGGTCACAAGGGCCTCTGTGACCTCATCATGGCCTGGTTCCCAAATTTACAAGGTGACCCCTCCCACATGGTTGCTGGATGGGCAAACCTGTCGCcagggatttgaacctaggtGTCCTAACCCTCCGGCTGCCATGGGAGCCCAGCCTGAGGAAGCTCAGAAGCCTTGCTCCAGTGTCCAGACCCTGTTTAAGAGGGTCAAGGCCTTACTCACCGAAGCCCCACCTCCGACCCCGCCCCTGGCCCCCTCCCGGAACGTGGGCTGTACACACGTGTATGGGTATGTGTTTGGGCACGTGCGTGAAAACGACCTGGAGCATCTGCCATCACAGCAGGTGAGTTTGAGAACTGCAGGTCTTCGGCACCTGCAGCCTGACTGCCGGGGTAGAAGGCCGcgctgcctgcctctgcctgccccactCCCCTCCAAGCGGACCCGGAATTCCATCTGGAAGCAGTGGGGACCAGGGTGGGCCTTCACACTAGGAGGGGCTTCTGGGGTTGCAGGGAAGGAGCTGCAGCCCGGCTCAGTATGGGTGGGAGCTGGGTCTGCCCTGCAGGTGCTGGACACAGGAGAGCAGCTGATGGTCCCCGTGGACGTCCTTGAAGTGGACAACGAGGGGGCCTTGTGGAAGTTTCTGCTCTCAGGGGCCATGGCTGGGGCGGTGTCCCGCACTGGGACGGCCCCTCTAGACCGAGCCAAGGTGTATATGCAG GTCTACTCCTCCAAGACGAACTTCATGAACCTGCTGGGAGGGCTCCGAAGCATGGTCCAGGAGGGGGGCTTCCACTCCCTGTGGCGGGGCAACGGCATCAACGTCCTCAAGATTGCCCCCGAGTACGCCATCAAGTTCTCCGTCTTTGAACAG TGTAAGAATTACTTCTGCGGAGTGCATGGGTCCCCACCCTTCCAGGAACGTCTCCTAGCTGGCTCCCTAGCCGTGGCCACCTCCCAGACGCTCATCAACCCCATGGAG Tggtctctatacccaacatggggctggaactcatga
- the SLC25A41 gene encoding mitochondrial carrier protein SCaMC-3L isoform X2, whose amino-acid sequence MGAQPEEAQKPCSSVQTLFKRVKALLTEAPPPTPPLAPSRNVGCTHVYGYVFGHVRENDLEHLPSQQVSLRTAGLRHLQPDCRGRRPRCLPLPAPLPSKRTRNSIWKQWGPGWAFTLGGASGVAGKELQPGSVWVGAGSALQVLDTGEQLMVPVDVLEVDNEGALWKFLLSGAMAGAVSRTGTAPLDRAKVYMQVYSSKTNFMNLLGGLRSMVQEGGFHSLWRGNGINVLKIAPEYAIKFSVFEQCKNYFCGVHGSPPFQERLLAGSLAVATSQTLINPMEVLKTRLTLRRTGQYKGLLDCARQILEREGTRALYRGYLPNMLGIIPYACTDLAVYEMLRCFWLKSGRDMEDPSGLVSLLSVTLSTTCGQMASYPLTLVRTRMQAQDTVEGSNPTMCGVFRGILAQQGWPGLYRGMTPTLLKVLPAGGISYVVYEAMKKTLGV is encoded by the exons ATGGGAGCCCAGCCTGAGGAAGCTCAGAAGCCTTGCTCCAGTGTCCAGACCCTGTTTAAGAGGGTCAAGGCCTTACTCACCGAAGCCCCACCTCCGACCCCGCCCCTGGCCCCCTCCCGGAACGTGGGCTGTACACACGTGTATGGGTATGTGTTTGGGCACGTGCGTGAAAACGACCTGGAGCATCTGCCATCACAGCAGGTGAGTTTGAGAACTGCAGGTCTTCGGCACCTGCAGCCTGACTGCCGGGGTAGAAGGCCGcgctgcctgcctctgcctgccccactCCCCTCCAAGCGGACCCGGAATTCCATCTGGAAGCAGTGGGGACCAGGGTGGGCCTTCACACTAGGAGGGGCTTCTGGGGTTGCAGGGAAGGAGCTGCAGCCCGGCTCAGTATGGGTGGGAGCTGGGTCTGCCCTGCAGGTGCTGGACACAGGAGAGCAGCTGATGGTCCCCGTGGACGTCCTTGAAGTGGACAACGAGGGGGCCTTGTGGAAGTTTCTGCTCTCAGGGGCCATGGCTGGGGCGGTGTCCCGCACTGGGACGGCCCCTCTAGACCGAGCCAAGGTGTATATGCAG GTCTACTCCTCCAAGACGAACTTCATGAACCTGCTGGGAGGGCTCCGAAGCATGGTCCAGGAGGGGGGCTTCCACTCCCTGTGGCGGGGCAACGGCATCAACGTCCTCAAGATTGCCCCCGAGTACGCCATCAAGTTCTCCGTCTTTGAACAG TGTAAGAATTACTTCTGCGGAGTGCATGGGTCCCCACCCTTCCAGGAACGTCTCCTAGCTGGCTCCCTAGCCGTGGCCACCTCCCAGACGCTCATCAACCCCATGGAG GTGCTGAAGACGCGGCTGACCCTTCGCCGGACGGGCCAGTACAAGGGGCTGCTGGACTGTGCAAGGCAGATCCTGGAGCGGGAGGGCACCCGCGCCCTATACCGCGGCTACCTGCCCAACATGCTTGGCATCATCCCCTATGCCTGCACTGACCTGGCCGTCTATGAG ATGCTCAGGTGCTTCTGGTTGAAATCAGGGAGGGACATGGAGGATCCCAGTGGCCTGGTCAGTCTGTTATCTGTGACGCTGTCCACGACCTGTGGCCAGATGGCCAGTTACCCACTGACCCTGGTGCGCACCAGGATGCAGGCCCAAG ACACTGTGGAGGGTTCGAACCCCACCATGTGTGGAGTCTTCCGGGGGATCTTGGCCCAGCAAGGTTGGCCGGGGCTGTACCGAGGCATGACTCCCACCTTACTGAAGGTGTTACCAGCAGGTGGCATCAGCTACGTGGTGTACGAAGCCATGAAGAAAACCCTGGGCGTATAG
- the SLC25A41 gene encoding mitochondrial carrier protein SCaMC-3L isoform X6 produces MVPVDVLEVDNEGALWKFLLSGAMAGAVSRTGTAPLDRAKVYMQVYSSKTNFMNLLGGLRSMVQEGGFHSLWRGNGINVLKIAPEYAIKFSVFEQCKNYFCGVHGSPPFQERLLAGSLAVATSQTLINPMEVLKTRLTLRRTGQYKGLLDCARQILEREGTRALYRGYLPNMLGIIPYACTDLAVYEMLRCFWLKSGRDMEDPSGLVSLLSVTLSTTCGQMASYPLTLVRTRMQAQDTVEGSNPTMCGVFRGILAQQGWPGLYRGMTPTLLKVLPAGGISYVVYEAMKKTLGV; encoded by the exons ATGGTCCCCGTGGACGTCCTTGAAGTGGACAACGAGGGGGCCTTGTGGAAGTTTCTGCTCTCAGGGGCCATGGCTGGGGCGGTGTCCCGCACTGGGACGGCCCCTCTAGACCGAGCCAAGGTGTATATGCAG GTCTACTCCTCCAAGACGAACTTCATGAACCTGCTGGGAGGGCTCCGAAGCATGGTCCAGGAGGGGGGCTTCCACTCCCTGTGGCGGGGCAACGGCATCAACGTCCTCAAGATTGCCCCCGAGTACGCCATCAAGTTCTCCGTCTTTGAACAG TGTAAGAATTACTTCTGCGGAGTGCATGGGTCCCCACCCTTCCAGGAACGTCTCCTAGCTGGCTCCCTAGCCGTGGCCACCTCCCAGACGCTCATCAACCCCATGGAG GTGCTGAAGACGCGGCTGACCCTTCGCCGGACGGGCCAGTACAAGGGGCTGCTGGACTGTGCAAGGCAGATCCTGGAGCGGGAGGGCACCCGCGCCCTATACCGCGGCTACCTGCCCAACATGCTTGGCATCATCCCCTATGCCTGCACTGACCTGGCCGTCTATGAG ATGCTCAGGTGCTTCTGGTTGAAATCAGGGAGGGACATGGAGGATCCCAGTGGCCTGGTCAGTCTGTTATCTGTGACGCTGTCCACGACCTGTGGCCAGATGGCCAGTTACCCACTGACCCTGGTGCGCACCAGGATGCAGGCCCAAG ACACTGTGGAGGGTTCGAACCCCACCATGTGTGGAGTCTTCCGGGGGATCTTGGCCCAGCAAGGTTGGCCGGGGCTGTACCGAGGCATGACTCCCACCTTACTGAAGGTGTTACCAGCAGGTGGCATCAGCTACGTGGTGTACGAAGCCATGAAGAAAACCCTGGGCGTATAG
- the KHSRP gene encoding far upstream element-binding protein 2 isoform X2, whose protein sequence is MSDYSTGGPPPGPPPPAGGGGGAGGAGGAGGGPPPGPPGAGDRGGGGPGGGGPGGGSAGGPSQPPGGGGPGIRKDAFADAVQRARQIAAKIGGDAATTVNNSTPDFGFGGQKRQLEDGDQPESKKLASQGDSISSQLGPIHPPPRTSMTEEYRVPDGMVGLIIGRGGEQINKIQQDSGCKVQISPDSGGLPERSVSLTGAPESVQKAKMMLDDIVSRGRGGPPGQFHDNANGGQNGTVQEIMIPAGKAGLVIGKGGETIKQLQERAGVKMILIQDGSQNTNVDKPLRIIGDPYKVQQACEMVMDILRERDQGGFGDRNEYGSRIGGGIDVPVPRHSVGVVIGRSGEMIKKIQNDAGVRIQFKQDDGTGPEKIAHIMGPPDRCEHAARIINDLLQSLRSGPPGPPGGPGMPPGGRGRGRGQGNWGPPGGEMTFSIPTHKCGLVIGRGGENVKAINQQTGAFVEISRQLPPNGDPNFKLFIIRGSPQQIDHAKQLIEEKIEGPLCPVGPGPGGPGPAGPMGPFNPGPFNQGPPGAPPHAGGPPPHQYPPQGWGNTYPQWQPPAPHDPNKAAAAADPNAAWAAYYSHYYQQPPGPVPGPAPAPAAPPAQGEPPQPPPAGQSDYTKAWEEYYKKIGQQPQQPGAPPQQDYTKAWEEYYKKQAQVATGGGPGAPPGSQPDYSAAWAEYYRQQAAYYGQTPGPGGPQPPPTQQGQQQAQ, encoded by the exons aTGTCGGACTACAGCACGGGAGGACCcccgcccgggccgccgccgcccgccggcggcggcgggggagccgggggagccgggggcGCCGGGGGAGGCCCTCCGCCGGGCCCGCCGGGCGCGGGGgaccggggcggcggcggccccggcggcggcggcccgggcgggGGGTCGGCCGGGGGTCCCTCCCAGCCGCCCGGCGGGGGAGGCCCGGGGATCCGCAAGGACGCCTTCGCCGACGCCGTGCAGCGGGCCCGCCAG ATCGCAGCCAAAATTGGAGGCGACGCTGCTACCACAGTGAACAACAGCACTCCTGATTTTGGTTTTGGGGGCCAGAAGAGGCAGTTAGAAGATGGAG ACCAACCGGAGAGCAAGAAACTGGCTTCCCAGGGAGACT CCATCAGTTCTCAACTTGGACCCATCCATCCTCCCCCCAG GACTTCAATGACAGAAGAGTATAGGGTCCCAGACGGCATGGTGGGACTAA TCATTGGCAGAGGAGGTGAACAGATTAACAAAATCCAGCAGGATTCAGGCTGCAAAGTCCAGATCTCTCCAG ACAGCGGTGGCCTGCCCGAGCGCAGCGTGTCCTTGACGGGAGCCCCAGAATCTGTCCA GAAAGCGAAGATGATGCTGGATGACATTGTCTCTCGGGGTCGTGGGGGCCCCCCAGGACAGTTCCACGACAATGCCAATGGGGGCCAGAATGGCACTGTGCAGGAGATCATGATCCCCGCAGGGAAGGCCGGCCTGGTCATCGGCAAAGGCGGGGAGACAATTAAACAGCTGCAG GAGCGAGCTGGAGTGAAGATGATTTTAATTCAGGATGGCTCCCAGAATACGAATGTGGACAAGCCTCTCCGCATCATTGGGGATCCTTACAAAGTGCAG CAAGCCTGTGAGATGGTGATGGACATCCTGCGGGAGCGTGACCAGGGTGGCTTTGGGGACCGGAACGAGTATGGATCCCGGATTGGCGGGGGCATTGAT GTGCCAGTGCCCAGGCATTCTGTTGGGGTGGTCATTGGCCGGAGCGGAGAGATGATCAAGAAGATCCAGAATGACGCTGGTGTGCGGATACAGTTTAAGCAAG ATGATGGGACAGGTCCTGAGAAGATAGCTCACATAATGGGGCCCCCAGATCGGTGTGAGCATGCTGCTCGGATCATCAATGATCTCCTCCAGAGCCTCAGG AGTGGTCCTCCAGGCCCTCCAGGGGGTCCTGGCATGCCCCCGGGGGGTCGGGGACGAGGAAGGGGCCAGGGCAACTGGGGCCCTCCTGGGGGAGAGATGACCTTCTCCATCCCCACCCACAAGTGTGGGCTGGTCATCGGCCGAG GTGGTGAGAATGTGAAAGCCATAAACCAGCAGACAGGCGCCTTTGTGGAGATCTCCCGGCAGCTGCCACCCAACGGGGACCCCAACTTCAAATTATTCATCATCCGGGGCTCACCCCAGCAGATTGACCACGCCAAGCAGCTCATTGAGGAAAAGATTGAG GGTCCCCTCTGCCCGGTTGGACCAGGCCCAGGGGGACCAGGCCCTGCAGGCCCCATGGGGCCATTCAACCCCGGGCCTTTCAATCAGGGGCCACCTGGGGCTCCCCCGCA TGCGGGGGGCCCCCCTCCTCACCAGTACCCACCCCAGGGCTGGGGCAATACCTATCCCCAGTGGCAACCACCTGCTCCTCATGACCCAA ATAAAGCTGCAGCCGCTGCAGACCCCAACGCTGCCTGGGCCGCCTACTACTCACACTACTAccagcagcccccaggccccgtGCCGGGCCCTGCACCAGCCCCTGCGGCACCCCCTGCCCAGGGCGAGCCCCCTCAGCCCCCACCTGCCGGCCAATCAGACTACACGAAGGCTTGGGAAGAGTATTACAAAAAGATCG gccagcagccccagcagcccggAGCACCCCCACAGCAGGACTACACGAAGGCCTGGGAGGAGTACTACAAGAAGCAGG cTCAAGTGGCCA